AACATTTGCTGAACACTCAAAATTTCTAGACCGATAAGCAAACGGACAAGATAGACGGACAGACAGATAAGTTGACAGAATCGAACGAACAGACAGGGGCTTAACTTCCGCACCGTATAAATGCATTTCATGTTCGATTATTCATATCTGCCGCATTCGAGATCGAAGATACGATTATGCGAGACGTTTGCGAGTCTCGCTACGGTTTTGCGAAGTTGGCAcggtatgtatttataaagagaaagagagaagtgtTCTGTCAAGTATGTAAAGGGATAAAAAGTGATGCTTTTACGGGATTACAAGAGACGTACATACGTCGATACGATTGACGTAGTCCCGTCCAATTTTAGCATtactaaagagagagagagagagagagagagagagagagagagagaaagagagagacagggaAAGGCCAGCTATATTGCGCTTTGATACGATGCCATTAAATCGGTAGACATTTACATTTCGCGATGTCTTCTCGCGTCTCCAGCGCGCGTTAGTCATCTCCTTCAGATATCAGAATTTTTATCATCGCATGCAGCTGCGCGACAGggtgtaaaatttttacataaatctgtGCGTTCGTCTCCGAGTTACGATTAGGAACCCTATAAATTGCCTTACGCTCTCTTCTCGCTACGTTTCCTCATCTTTTTAACTGTGTAAATATGCAAATGTgcgcaaatatattaaatgtgtaCGTAAATATGTACGCGATTCgtttcgtcttttttttttaattgtttacacaaataaaaaaatttgtttttttttcttacttctTACCTGCTCTTTTCCCAAGCAAAGAATTCGGATTATTATCGCGATGTCCATGCAAACAGCAATTTAATGTTCGTCAAAGAAAATCAGCGTAGCTCATGTTACTAAGATTTCCATCGTAATTGCGAAATCTGAGCGTTCCTTTGGGAGTAATTACGAGAGTCGCGCGATAATTTAAATCCGTGCAGCGATGACTTTGTCGAAAACATGGTACTCCAGAGAGCgtggaagaagaagagaaactTTGTGCGTTCTTCTCCTCATATATCACGTTGTCGCATGATAACAAGATACAAATAACCAAAGTTGAATAACAATTGTTGTAGATCGCGCTATACATAACAATCCAATTCTTggtttaaatatacatatatatttcgggCAACGATCTTTTCATCGGGCGAGAAATCTTTTCTCACAATTAACTCACCTGACACATTTGTAGGGGcgagcaaaatttttatcttctcaGGAAACATATAGAAGATTAAAGAAATCTTTCttgaagtaattttataatttttcaaacgcacggtaagaaatattttcgaaaatatttgcaccttcgaaattttctttcactGAACGAATTCCGTATAGGGTGGTTTCgagtgtaataaaaataaacgcgAATATTGGtagaaatgtgaaaaattattctcgtTCATCCTGAGAGATAGAGAaggaaagacagagagagatatatacctataaatagagagaaagagagagagagagagagagagagagagagagagagaaagccaTCAGAGTTTCGTCGAAATTCAAGAGAGGAACGGATTTCTCGTTAGTGAATTCGACGCGAATCAATCAGCAAACGAGCTCACCACTGCGCTGGTCCAGTGTTGTTGGTCCAGAGAAAGAGGGACGAGGGGGGTGGAAAGAGGGACAGAGAGTGAATAAAACAGTCGTCGCTTTTGTGGAAGCAGTTGTATAATTGGGGACCGCGAGGAccccctctctccctttcACACCTTCCCTCGATTTTGATCGCAGTCGCGCTCTAATGATTGTCCAAAGTGACTATCGGATAAACGTTTCAGTGTGGGCGGGGGCGTTGAGCGCCGCGGTTTCCCGCGGTTCAGCTCCGCTGGTCGTCGGCGCGTGTCGTCGTGGCAATACAAGGCTTACGGCGGTGATCGGTGGCCTCGTGCTGGCTCTGGCATCACTCTTCACCTCGTTCGCCCTCCAGATGCATCAAGTGCTCCTTAGGTGCGTAACGGCGCCAACGATATAGTTATTGATTGCTCGAGAGATGCTTGAGAATTATCGATAGATAAACCTAAGTAAATCTCTTATTATTAACTCTTACTCCATACTATATTATCTTTGCCACTCTCAAACCGACCTagtacactcaaaaaaatgatcttgcaaattttctaggtgtaaaaaattaattgagacagataaattattagcaaatactgtgatactgcatatattttttgcacttaatcaatttaaatgacaaggaggaaatttatatctgtactattaatgtaatttagacagaaaatttgtctgcgatgcctatctttagagcctattgtcaaggacaattagatttgtgattaatatttggcaatgggatctaaatttcctagaggtattgctagaatattgctgctagaaattctatacgtgacaaacaatattctaacagatacaaaaagtagcgataaattttaattgagacacctagaaatctatctacattagcaaaatatttttttgagtgtaggCGAACGCGTTTGTGAAATGAGTGaagatgttttaaaaaatttgaaaaaatttatatattctttgatcCTTCTGATAaagatactaaaataataaattatgaaattaatgaaaaataatttgcttaaatatagtGTCATACGACTATTCGTTTTCGAGGAATTGATAACGTTAGAAATGATCCACCAGTGTATGGAGTAAGggttaattttacatacacacgtgaaagataaatatcagATATTAAGCACAATTTGCGTGTGTATGtcattgaaaatttgtttttacaatGAAAATGTGAATGATTATTACATCTTCATCAATTTTTTGGTTACAATCCCTTTATCATTAGTTTGAAAAGAAAGGAatgtattttgcaaaaaaccCATATTGTTACACGCAGCTTTTTCGTTGAAATATAAAAGCGAAATTCGCGTGTATCATTGAAGCTATTTTTACAGCAAAAGCGAGTAATTgcgtaatctttattattttttttttaattgtttcaaaattcatgaattttgagaaaaaaagaatattgtatattctaCAAAATCCCTATATTGTTACGCAGTAAATTTTAGTCAAAATATTACCTGTGAATgaactattaatcattatatgtaGAGCAATACAAAAAGCTACATTTTTGCGGTAATAGTTAGTTATTGAATTCACAGGCTTTCAaagttaacatttaataacgCCCCATTTTTCATTCAGAAAAATTaggttaaataaaaataaaagaaaaaaagatagccCAAGTTCCTTCCAAGTTTCTTTGAAATGTCAGCAATACAGTGTGTATAGAACCGCGTTTCTTTCCGATAAAAATCGTCCCATACAACTTATCCTCTCGCGcaaaatgtgtgtatgtgtgtgtatataaagttatacgatttacttttacaaaatGCAACAGCTATGGACTAGTACTGGGTACGGGTGCCGGCCTCGTGAGGGAAACCGCCGGTCTGGTATTGGGCAATTACTTCAGAAAACGACGGGAGTTTGTGGAGATGGTGGTGCAAGCCGGCACCGGCGTGGGAATAGCTCTTTTCAGTGTCTTCTACAAGGAAGCCGTCGGGTGAGTTGTTATAATACATGTTATCATGGGTTCAACGCGCcggaatatattatacattgagCAGTAAATATCCTAGGGATATCGCGCGTCCGACATTCTGCTCAAGCTGAGCGGGAAAGATCCGATTGACCTTCAATCGTGTTATTTCTTCACACGTGTGGGCACGCATGCGATGCACAATGAACATCGTTAAACTAACAATgtcacaaaaaattataaagtccTCGACATTATTCGCGTTTGAAGGATTTATTGCCGTAACTATTATTGTCAATAAGTCACAGTCATTGCACACAATCATCTTTAATTCATGTCGTTAAATACTTATCCATTTTATGAAAAAcgtaatgagaaaataaattagatatatacataatatgaaataatataaataatgctttctttatatataaaataaattttatatgtatgttttattgttttcttgaaatgatatttcatatatgtttgatatattttgcatCTCTTAACatacaattcaatttttaattaaacttaaataacacaatatttatcttcacttttaatattctaattgaaaaattatttttgcaaaacacttttttaaaataatcataacatatatattttacaattgtaaacaaaatttaatctgcACGTTggattaacaaattaaattaaaacaagaataagtaagaataaaaataaattaaataagacaacgtgaatgtatataattttgatattgtaattaaattgtacatattgtatcatttaattttaataaaaaaattcaactacTAAAGTatagaaaaatgcattaaatatttttataaattttacaaataattttgcgttattgaaaatttaatttagacctaattatcaatatttaatatcaaaatatttacaaaagataTAACACACGATAGTTTATGACTGACAATGAGACGAGTAAATCTGGAAGATCTCGAAGTGAAAGCTAAACCGtctacatatacgtatatatatgttcatacAATAGATAAACTGTAACTTTCCGAGGAGAAACGTGTATTTGAAAACGATCATTGAAGAGCATTTCGCTGGTGGTAGTAACAATATTTACTCGTCGAGCAACAACGACTCCCAAAACAAATTGCGCACGTCGAGAAGTCGGACGGCGGCGTATAACATACAGACAGAACGAACTGTTTTCAATGCGTACCACCCTTTTATCGTAGGTTTTCGCGCGACTGCGTGTCCTCGCAGCACCGCAACGTATATACGTCCGTATATGGTTCGCGGTGCGACAGTTTCCGCCGGACAAAAACAGCGAACAGATTCGACGTGGAATAATTGAACATTCTATTCGGATTCAACGCTCTATTTTCCCTTTTGGCCtcgctctcttttttatttatatctttcacCGACGTCAGAACAATTTGTTTGACAGTTGTCACGGCCGTTTGTATCGTTGATTCGCGAATCACTCAGTCGCGATTGTGTTTTTCAGCAATCTTTTCTCAATTATAACTTCTTTTTATgtgtatctttattttcaaacgTTTGGCATAGACTCTACATAAAAagcaatctatatttttaataaaatctatgaaagattatttcttatatgtatttaatttcttttaatcttaatCTGTTACATGGTTTACATTAGAATCTTATTTAAGTTACAAGTTAAAATTGATGGAAGAACAAAGTTTCGTTATCTAGTTTTCAAAAGAAAGcctctattattattcttgaaacttttaatatttcacacTAAATAGttgcgaaagaaaaaaagaaaaaaggaagagagagagagagagagagagagagagagagagagagagagagagagagagagagagacaggttTCGGTATTAAAACAATGtccgtttaaatttattttctccaatgtttatgtataattaaacatcAAACAATTTTACGACGTTTTGTACAAAATACGGGTGATTATTTATCGCTCaacataaaagaataatgtttattttataggaCTATCATGggaattgaatatatttaacgtGTTGTTTGAGTCTTCTGTTAACACggcaaaatatttactatattttaatcttggtACATGCAAACCTGCATGTAGATAAACACCAGATCGTTGCACATGCGGGTTATTAAACTTAATTGCCGTTGCTATGCGGCAGTTTCTGTTAGGTACAAAAGCATAGTCCAATTAGAGGATCGGCCTCTTCTGGACCGACGAGCATAATATCGTTGAGTTAGCGAAGTAACCCGTTAAGTCGATATGGCTTACTCAATAACCCGCTAAGTTAGCTAAGGTTTCTCTAATACAGAGTCAATGATACCGTACCAGGTTATATACATGTTGCAATCTAAGAATGTGcaaaagttttgaaataatCGTAGTGGTATGTCTGGTAGAAAGTTGTaaggaaaaatgaaaaaaggaaAGCAATAATGAAATATGCATACAATATACAACAAGAAGTCGgtaaaaagaaatactttttcttttcatatcatattttcttatgatgttatatcacatttttttttactttttattcacACAATGcatcaaatttaaaagttgtaCGGAGTTTTAAGGTAGTGGAATGATGTATtgatcttaaaaattaaattcaaaagttTTTTCCGACAgggaataaaacatttaaatgtgaatagattataatttatgttttcgcACAATTTCCCTTTAAGcagaaactttttatttttgatagtcTGCTCGTTTATTAATGGATTAATGTTATTCTAACGGATAATGTTAGTCACGGATAATCCCCGTGTTTTATTTTGCGTGGGAATCACCGCAATGCGGATACAGTTTACCAGATGCTACGAATTTCTTCTATGATTATGGTGGTGATATCAGATTTGTTCTTTTAAGTGGCATCTCTTCCTACATTCCGCGTTCTTCTTTttcgttctttttctttccaaaAGAGTAAACGGTACTTCTTTTCAAACTTGAAAAGTGCAGCCGAAGAGAAAATACCtattaaagtacattaaaagattatttttcacGATCCTTGTTTACTATtcattaattagatttatcgaattacattaatatgacgagaatattaataattgcatattactataaatgagttaaatataaataaatgcgaaacatattgtatattattcattaccCACACATTTTATgcgtttatgtaatttattatgttcacacattaaactataattgatacgataattagttaaataatatgctaattttgtaaggagaaaaagagagaaaagagatagaaatagAGAAGAAAAGGGATGAactaatttaaagtatatgttCACGTTTATcgttaagtaaaatttattgcctGTGCAATATTGAAATTGAATATCTTGTGCTCGAAATACACTAGGTATTTATAACGTTAACATAAAAATCTCGTGAGCGCCATATTTTCACACTACAATTTACCGGAGAGGGTACGGGATGtgggaaattttttattttttattttgctattataCAGCGTACGTACACGATGCACGATTGGACGCAATATGCGCTCCGcgtgtacaaaaaaaaaaatatatatatatatatatatatatatatatatatatatatataattctgtgGTAACGACAAACCCGTGGGCGTCAAAACGCGCCCACCAATTGCGTACGTGCTACGAATCGGCTTTTTGCCggataattttctctctctctctctctctctctctctctctctctctctctctctctctctttctcgcatAAACGTATATTAGCCACGCGCTATGCGTTATCGAACCATCATCTAATCTCTGACCTGGGCGCATACgcgataaacatttaatacGAGTTCCATAGGGATTCGATAGGGAGCGAATGAGGAAAGGTATATGTCGCATAGGTCGGGGAAAATAAATTCAACCGCTCGCGGAGATAACACGGTCGTGTCTGTGATAAAAACGTACGGGATGTGTACTATGAATAGTCATGAGCCGGGTCTCATTATCCTCATGCCGAGGGATTAAAACGCAACTTTTGCTCCCTACTGATACGTTGAATACATTCCGAGGAACTCGAGgtcttatttcttattttataatttctttatgtgCGTATTTGCCAACATTCTCTCCTCGCGCGTAAATAagcgaatttaaaaattgttacagcGTCTCtcgcgcgtatttttttttctcttcttaaaaaagaaactttaaagATACAGTGGTAGCTGTTGAAAAGTAtgtattctttaataattaggTCTTGCGAGAATTTACTCTATAATTATATGGACTGGaagtttaattgttttttttttttttttcaaactggTTAATAATCTCTCTTTGAGTTAAACGCCgcgacttttctttttttaatcttcctTTCCTTCTTGAGTTCAACTTTATAATTTGCCAATCGACGATTCATGTTCTATTGTTTTATGTTCTTTATACGTTTTAAGTAATGTTTTAAAACAGTCAATTTGCTTATAAGTTTTCATCTCGGCTGTACAGaactttttgctttatttgactaaatattgaaatgaaaATGAGATTTTCTCACGAAATGTTCAAATTATgttgtgaaaatattaaagatagtTTGTAAAGGATTAAAACTGAaacaagtttaatattttcttgttgagaattttacgaaaactaaaaaaaacgcagaaaaataaatgtttctctTAAGTTAAACGTAACATCTTTTGAtgatgcatttatataatactcgTAAATTTCGCATAACTGCTTGTACAACAAAACAGTGTGGAAACATTGCGTTTCATAAATCGTATCGCTGTATCAGCGTCAAGCGAAAGCCACTCTATTACAcaacttttattacaaattgcgGAAGTTGCGCGCGCGCTCgaataataatgcataatatttaagctttaaaaaatctaaacttTATCGTTCTTATCTTCTCCAACTAATTacggaattttttttgtaaagttaCTCCTTCGTAACATTGTCTTTTTTAGATGCGTAAGAGTTCTTCAGTTTTATAACGACATAATGACGAATTAAGCACTCGCTCCTTACATTATGATGTAATCTATTATAacttaaactattattttatagcgtTCGACATCTTTACATCACGCATTAAATAcgcataacaaatatattaatgttcatTATCgttactataattaaaaaaaaaaaagattattaatttatcacaatattaaaatgcatgcattgttatttttacattatattgaataaatatttacatacttttttgctaatatttttcgagataattTGCGAATgaggataaatataaatacaactaACTGCGACGAAGAAACGTGCCGAGAAGCGAGGAAAATTTTCTCTCAGAAATGCAAATGCAGTAGCTTTAGCTACGATACGAAACGTAACTAGGGAATGTACGAAGCGCACGAACTCGAATGCGGCACGTAAGAAGTGCCTGCTCAGCTGTATGATTCAAGACGATCTCCGGATAGCGCGTACAGTCATATAATCGTGTCTCCGTTCTTCCCAGGAAGCTGGGCTGGCGGCTAGGACTTCAATCGGTAACGGGTGCACTCTCGTTAGCCTTCTTTCTGGGGCTGATATACCGGAGCGCCTCGCTGTACCACCCGCAACGTCGGGCCATATTGCATCTGAAGAATCAACGTAGCAAGCTCAAGGAGAAGAAATCCGCGACCAAGGTGCCGAAGCAGCCGCTGGTCGATCTGAGCCCTCTGGGATCGCGTCCTGTGAGGATGCTCATGCTGGCCGCCGGCGCCGCCGGTTTCGGACTTTACACTCCCGCCTTCTATATCGTAAGTGCACTCTGTCTAAGTGTGATTGAGAGGCAAGGATCTCCTTCCTTTTTCGACGACGAGAGAATACCGATGGTCATCGTAAAATCACGTAGAAATCTCGTGTAGTAAAAATCACGAAAACTTTCCTCgcgtcatttatttattttcacgatggttttaagtaaaaaaaataatattcatccGCGAAATTCATTGGTCTGATAACGAAAGAATTTGATAACATGcggtatttttattaaaggatTAACGACACAGATTTTCCTCAACACCGCGCGTGTGTTATTTCGAAGAGGGTAATTAAGTAAAGGGGGTATCGATAGTCAAAGTGTAGAATACTCATGGCCGATCAAAGAGGTATTTTATGCAAACCAAACGAGCGTCGAGTTTCCCAATCTCGCGATCTCTCCCCGAAGCTAATCTCAAGAGTTGGACGAGCCAATTTCGATAATCGATATTAGATGCGCGTCATTACCGGCGGCATTGTAGCGGTGTTATCGAAACAAATTCGATATAGCATGTTTTCTCAGCGCGACCCTTTAATGAGAAACATCGCTTACAGGCTCTGCAAGGCTACCAAGACGGGTTGGAGGCCAGCGCTCTGGTACTGTTGCAGACCTGTCTAGGGCTGGCGGCGGCACTCGGATGCGCGGCCTGGGGGGTGGTCACCGCCAGGCCTTCCGCTCAGTGCCTAGTGTCCAGGCAATATCTCTGCCAAGCGGCTCTCATCGGGGTCGGTCAGTAAACTCTAGACTCTGTAATCATTTTCGTTTACACACCAACGGGTTTAACCGCGAATCAAGAGCTGCAGTTCGCTAAACGTTTGATCACCGCCGCTGTAGATTTACCGTGAGATCTCGAAacgtatctttttaaattatcggaATAATTATCCTTTTTTTGTAACTCTTTAGCATCTTTATGCTTAATTTTTCTGAGCGTACTATATGTGTCTCAACTATAGATTCtatactttgattttttttctaaacaaaattggagaaagacaaaaagattctaaaattatttgcgtatttaaatattataaatatctttgctatgaaattatcgaaataatcttttttctataaCTCTTTAGCATATTTATGCTTAATTTTTCTGAGCATACTATACATGTCTCAACTATAGATTCtatactttgattttttttctaaacaaaatttcaaaaagaaaaaaaaagattctaaaattgtttgcgtatttaaatattataaataaatctttgctacgaaatcttaaattatataaatttctttaaaaatttttatttttatttacttatttacttaaaaattgttCGCGTTTactgataagaaaatattgatttttgccGACGAATCCGTGAGAAATCCTTTTTATAGGGGAAGAATAGGCGGTAAAAAATACGAGCTAAAATATAATGCTGCATAAATTTTGCACGCAAATAGGTGGAAATTTAGATTCGAGAAACTCCGTCTCCCTTACTTTCAAGGGTTATCGATTCGAATTACGTTTCCTCTTTGCTTAAAGCTGTAGCTCAAGTAGCTCTTGGTAGCGTACAAGGTTATCACGGACTCGTACTGGCCTCCGGGCTTTACGGCGCCTCACTCGGCGGCGCGCTTTACTCTCTCAAGATGTTGGCCCTGGAAAGGCTGCGAGCGAGACATTTCGCCAGATCGTGGGCTCTGGTACAAGCCGCGGAAGCTCTGCCGATTCTTCTCGGAGTTCCTCTCACAGGTATGCAAAAATTACGGGATCAGTTGTCGAAAAGGCACGTTTTGAGTTTTCCTTCCTTATTTGAAAATCGCTGTGACTATCACTTTGCGTACAAATCGCAAGCTAGGATCCTTCTTCGGGAGACGCAATCTTTCCATCTTatatgttccatttaaaaattcgcaaaataaatttgaagaaaagcCATTTTGAAAAAGGAGATTATATACTACttttatgtgtatttataaattattcgtatatattcatacaaattataaatattgtaacgaTGTAAAGGAAAAGAGGCATTACACATTTCTTACCGTAGCATAAAGATTCGTTGTAACctccatttattttataaaatgtactttCTTTAAATGCAAATTCTTCAAAGACCTGCAATAGTATTAGAGCTTTAAAGCACTTAGGTGGACGAAATCCGCTCCGCTTGCTCGCTAAATCCGTCTCTACTAATAGTCTTACGGTCCTTGTGTATGAATTTAATGCCCAGcatccttaataataataatgtacggGGGTCGCAAAATACTGTTCGTTTACCCGTGTCGCTGAGAGAATATTCAAGGAAACATGACAACTGTCACGCATATTTAAGCGCTAGTACAACTGCAAATTTTGGTCACTTTGAACAGCTTAATGTAGTCGCTGGAATTGTAttacttttgttatattaCAGGATATTTTGAAAGCCTCTGAAATGTAAGACCTAAAAacgtagaaaattaaatttgagtatgagagaaaaggaaattttataatctatttacaagttaattgaaatataacaaGCGTTTTTGTCAATTAGTATCTCATTACGTCAATTATTATCAACATTATTATCTCCGcttatatatgatattcaaAACAATTATGATAACGAATAATTGGCATTACTAGTCAAagatatcatattataatatatcaatagatattgatataatatcgataaatattaatatacaatctatcgatattatattatttatcgatttGAAGAAttcagagaaataaaatgtgataagtctataatttatcaaatttattttcaaaaatttgttcaagattttataataaaaaattgtagagtCTTATCACGTTTCTCTTATCTTTCCATCTAATTGTTATTTACAAGAATAGATTAATTCCAAAAAGTAACATTATATGACATAATAATCTTCAGCATCCAATACAATTATCGTATAAAAAAGCGAGGACGTTGAAAGATCACAATGACATTTCGCACAAATTCCCCTCGGGACTGGAAAATTATCAAGAGCATTCTTTTTCCCCTACTCGATCcagtgtaaaaagaaaaaaaaaaaaaaaaaaaagggtccACGCTTTCGTAAAACATCCCTCGTGCCGTATATAAGAACAGTTCTCTCACTGTCAGCATCCCTAATCATctcgccccccccccccgtttCCGGGGCGCGAAAATAAATGACGACGAATTTAATCGCACTCCCgttctctccccctcccctacTCTCCGCCCCCGCAGGTTACATGAACGCGAACAGCCCGCGGGTGGGCTACTACGCGTGCACGTTGAGTTCCTTGTGCGGCGCGGCGTTGCTCTTCCTGGTCGGCTGGGGACGGCAGCCGGCGTCGCCGCTGCTGCCGGGGCCGCGGTTCTCGAGCCTCGGTGACGtgccgccgccgctgccgtGCGCGTGCCCGCCGCCGCCGCGGCCCCGGCTGCCCAAGTCGCAGTCCCTGCACGTGCCGCTGGACGTCGAGGACGGCATGCGCGAGCGGGAATACGTCGAGCGGATGCACGAGCCCGACCACTACTGTCATCCGCAATTCCACGCGCCGCTGCGGCCCAGCAAGAGCGTCCCGGAGGGCCTCGGCCATCAGGACCCGTATCGGATGCGGCCGCGACGTCACCGCGACATCACCGTCATAGAACAGATTACCACCAGCGTGTAGAAGCAAAGTGATCGATCATCGTTtcgcgatatataatattagcttAATGGAAAATCCGACAATGTTTGTTTTTGGATGAGCCTAGAAATACGAGCTCTTTCGAGTTTGTTGCGTTTACTACAGTAGCGATATCGTGTTCTGTTATTGAGATCTAAATTCTAtcgccaattttttttttttttttccaagcgACCGTTTTATCGATCTCGGAATTGTACAGAAATGCTGCCGAAAGCTTCCAGAAAAGTTTTCCTTGTCTTTTTGAAAGTTTAGGAGggaataatatattgcatttttttttttttttttttttataacttacgTTCCTTTCATTTTGTGCCATTGTTATGCCGTTTTTTAACTTGCTTTTTTTCATCCTTTACATCGTGTCGCATAAATGTTACTTATCGAACAATTTGGGATTGgtcttgagaaaaaaaaagatttttagcGT
Above is a genomic segment from Anoplolepis gracilipes chromosome 3, ASM4749672v1, whole genome shotgun sequence containing:
- the LOC140664043 gene encoding monocarboxylate transporter 4, whose product is MLVDDCGNGMGWTAASVRGGWSTPGGCRNSAMSFGGSVPSLHPTGSIRSLRSQHSMAPETPRRCIHCHPVHVPSTPNNYMQHPMQYYTPTHCMEGQNGTYTPHRGSSYHGDTRLRYIDGDETIGNTNWVLGDLRSLHLCVPALRRSGIDVAGMRTHFYPEGGWGWLVCAAGFLALLLTTGMQLAFGFLYLYAVRHLGEVYLMDIVWAGALSAAVSRGSAPLVVGACRRGNTRLTAVIGGLVLALASLFTSFALQMHQVLLSYGLVLGTGAGLVRETAGLVLGNYFRKRREFVEMVVQAGTGVGIALFSVFYKEAVGKLGWRLGLQSVTGALSLAFFLGLIYRSASLYHPQRRAILHLKNQRSKLKEKKSATKVPKQPLVDLSPLGSRPVRMLMLAAGAAGFGLYTPAFYIALQGYQDGLEASALVLLQTCLGLAAALGCAAWGVVTARPSAQCLVSRQYLCQAALIGVAVAQVALGSVQGYHGLVLASGLYGASLGGALYSLKMLALERLRARHFARSWALVQAAEALPILLGVPLTGYMNANSPRVGYYACTLSSLCGAALLFLVGWGRQPASPLLPGPRFSSLGDVPPPLPCACPPPPRPRLPKSQSLHVPLDVEDGMREREYVERMHEPDHYCHPQFHAPLRPSKSVPEGLGHQDPYRMRPRRHRDITVIEQITTSV